A stretch of Rhododendron vialii isolate Sample 1 chromosome 4a, ASM3025357v1 DNA encodes these proteins:
- the LOC131323950 gene encoding putative disease resistance RPP13-like protein 1 has translation MHDLVHDLALDVSEGSCLTLKTRELKNRPEVQHLSLCLKEERRLEISDENIGKLRTLFLTGDLPKNIEDLKSIRALTIVKSGVKELSSSICKFIHLKYLDLSKSSFEKVPNSITKLYNLETLKLPPSSNILEEVQIEFHNLVSLRHLCVEYTENSRKMTPTMIGRLTSLQTLPFFSVGKDQGRKIEELGSLSKLRGRLSVYDLQHVKDQEEANEANMFGKTKITELRFHWDADYEDSNINCSDVLEGLKPHKNLRRLMVKDFGGQRLASWMRSRDDQLLQNLVTIELIRCKFCDDIPILGHLPHLEVVEMVGLDNVEIIGPDFYGFDERTVAGRSTTVAAPTQIVFPALRKLTIHGMQKLKEWSDVSSLPPATTSMMEFFPRLEELYISKCPNLITIPGLGRVYRPCSTIVVHQNAENIDTLIENVLEKTSKFLRHLVIAEFKELCYLP, from the exons CAGAGGGTAGTTGTTTGACTTTGAAAACTCGCGAGCTTAAGAACCGTCCCGAGGTTCAACATCTTTCATTGTGTCTCAAGGAAGAAAGAAGGTTAGAAATTTCAGATGAAAATATTGGGAAACTGAGAACCCTATTCTTAACTGGAGATcttcccaaaaatattgaagatCTCAAATCTATTCGTGCCTTGACAATAGTTAAATCTGGTGTGAAAGAGTTATCAAGTTCTATATGCAAGTTCATACACCTAAAATATCTTGACCTCTCAAAGTCTTCTTTTGAAAAAGTGCCAAATTCTATCACCAAGCTCTACAATTTAGAAACATTGAAACTACCACCAtcttcaaatattttagaagAGGTTCAAATAGAATTCCATAACTTGGTTAGCTTGAGACATCTTTGTGTGGAATATACAGAAAATAGTAGGAAAATGACTCCAACCATGATAGGGCGTTTGACTTCTTTGCAAACATTACCATTCTTTTCTGTGGGTAAGGATCAAGGCCGTAAAATTGAAGAGTTGGGAAGTTTAAGCAAGCTACGAGGTAGATTAAGTGTTTACGATCTCCAGCACGTGAAAGACCAGGAAGAAGCAAATGAAGCCAACATGttcggaaaaacaaaaattacagAGTTGAGATTTCATTGGGATGCGGACTATGAAGACTCCAACATTAACTGCAGTGATGTCTTGGAAGGACTCAAACCTCACAAGAATCTTAGGCGTTTAATGGTTAAAGATTTCGGAGGACAAAGATTGGCATCATGGATGAGGAGCAGAGATGATCAGTTGCTTCAAAATTTGGTGACAATCGAACTAATTCGCTGCAAGTTTTGTGATGATATCCCAATACTTGGACACCTTCCGCACCTTGAAGTTGTTGAAATGGTTGGATTAGATAATGTGGAAATCATTGGTCCTGATTTCTATGGATTTGATGAACGAACTGTCGCTGGTAGAAGCACTACTGTGGCTGCACCAACACAAATAGTATTTCCGGCATTGAGGAAACTCACTATTCATGGTATGCAGAAGCTAAAAGAGTGGTCAGATGTATCGTCATTGCCTCCTGCAACCACGAGTATGATGGAGTTCTTTCCTCGTCTCGAGGAGTTGTATATCTCTAAATGCCCTAACTTGATTACCATTCCAG GTTTGGGAAGGGTGTACAGACCCTGTTCGACCATAGTGGTACATCAGAATGCGGAAAATATTGATACTCTAATTGAAAATGTGCTGGAAAAGACCAGCAAGTTCCTAAGACATCTGGTAATAGCGGAATTCAAGGAGTTGTGTTATTTACCATAG